In Fundulus heteroclitus isolate FHET01 chromosome 17, MU-UCD_Fhet_4.1, whole genome shotgun sequence, the following are encoded in one genomic region:
- the LOC105937599 gene encoding NADH-cytochrome b5 reductase 3, with product MLSYIIGLIRGGFDGIINLIFRLFFSKRRPAITLEDPNIKYALRLIDKQIVSHDTRRFRFALPSPEHVLGLPIGQHIYLSAKINGQLVVRPYTPVSSDDDKGFVDLVVKIYFKGVNPKFPEGGKMSQYLESLKLGDTIEFRGPSGLLVYKGKGVFAIQPEKKSPAVTKTAKHVGMIAGGTGITPMLQLITAVVKDPQDQTVCHLLFANQTEKDILLKDELEEIQVNHPDRFKLWFTVDKAPENWEYSQGFINEDMVREHLPPPGDDTLILMCGPPPMIQFACNPNLDKVGHSPSRRFAF from the exons ATGTTGTCCTACATCATCGGG CTGATCCGAGGCGGCTTTGACGGCATCATCAACCTCATCTTCCGGCTGTTCTTCTCCAAGAGGAGACCCGCCATCACCTTGGAGGACCCCAACATCAAATATGCGCTCAGGCTCATTGACAAGCAG ATTGTGAGCCATGACACCAGGAGGTTCCGGTTCGCTCTGCCTTCTCCTGAACACGTCCTCGGCCTGCCCATTG GTCAGCACATCTATTTGTCTGCTAAAATAAACGGGCAGCTGGTCGTCCGTCCGTACACGCCCGTCTCCAGCGATGACGACAAAGGCTTTGTGGACCTGGTGGTGAAG ATTTATTTCAAGGGTGTTAACCCTAAATTCCCAGAAGGAGGGAAGATGAGTCAGTATCTGGAGAGCCTGAAGCTCGGCGACACCATTGAATTCAGGGGACCCAGTGGTCTTCTCGTCTACAAAGGCAAAG GTGTTTTTGCCATTCAGCCGGAAAAGAAGTCTCCAGCTGTGACCAAGACGGCCAAACATGTGGGCATGATCGCTGGAGGAACAG GGATCACCCCCATGCTGCAGCTCATCACTGCAGTTGTAAAGGATCCTCAGGACCAAACCGTGTGTCACCTGCTGTTTGCCAACCAG ACTGAGAAAGACATCCTGCTGAAAGACGAGCTGGAAGAGATTCAAGTCAACCATCCAGACCGGTTCAAGCTGTGGTTCACTGTGGACAAAGCGCCTGAAA ACTGGGAGTACAGTCAGGGCTTCATCAACGAAGACATGGTGAGGGAACATCTCCCACCTCCTGGTGACGACACACTCATCCTCATGTGTGGGCCCCCACCCATGATCCAGTTCGCCTGCAACCCTAACTTGGACAAGGTGGGCCACTCGCCCAGCCGCAGGTTCGCCTTCTAG